A stretch of Desulfitobacterium dichloroeliminans LMG P-21439 DNA encodes these proteins:
- a CDS encoding branched-chain amino acid ABC transporter permease: MDLSSLVIQILNGISYGLLLFLLASGLSLIFGLMGIVNLAHGSYYMLGAYIGFVIIQKTGNFLIGLLGAGVALALLGILMERFFFRKLYKRELDQVLITFGFAYLFLDVAKWIWGGVPRILPKPSFLEGSVSILGEAFPIYRFAMILMGLMIAISLWLFLEKTRTGNIIRAGVDDKEMVNALGINIQLYFAGIFALGALLAALGGVISGPITGAYPGLDFEILVLALAVVVVGGLGTLEGAFLGSLLIGFAETFGKVLFPDLAMFTIYVTMALVLIFKPSGLLGKEELK, encoded by the coding sequence ATGGATCTTTCTTCACTCGTTATCCAAATCCTCAACGGAATATCTTACGGGCTACTCCTCTTCCTATTAGCCTCGGGACTTTCTCTGATTTTCGGGTTAATGGGGATTGTTAACCTTGCTCATGGTTCCTATTACATGTTAGGAGCTTATATTGGATTCGTCATCATTCAAAAAACGGGGAACTTCCTAATCGGGTTACTCGGTGCCGGTGTGGCCTTAGCCCTTTTAGGAATCCTCATGGAACGCTTCTTCTTCCGTAAGCTCTACAAGCGAGAACTGGATCAAGTCCTGATAACTTTCGGTTTTGCTTATCTATTTCTCGACGTTGCCAAATGGATCTGGGGCGGAGTCCCCCGAATTCTGCCTAAGCCTTCTTTCCTCGAGGGTTCAGTTTCTATCTTAGGCGAAGCGTTTCCCATTTATCGCTTTGCTATGATTCTCATGGGTTTAATGATTGCCATTTCCCTCTGGCTTTTCTTGGAGAAGACTCGAACAGGAAACATTATCCGAGCCGGTGTAGACGACAAGGAAATGGTCAATGCGCTGGGGATTAACATCCAACTTTATTTTGCGGGAATCTTTGCCCTTGGGGCCTTACTTGCCGCCCTAGGTGGAGTCATTAGCGGTCCCATTACCGGTGCCTACCCAGGTTTGGATTTTGAGATCCTTGTTCTTGCTTTGGCTGTCGTAGTCGTCGGAGGGCTAGGAACCCTTGAAGGAGCCTTCCTAGGCAGTCTCTTGATCGGGTTTGCCGAAACCTTTGGCAAAGTCCTATTTCCTGACCTCGCCATGTTCACTATCTATGTCACCATGGCTCTGGTCCTCATCTTTAAACCCTCCGGCCTATTGGGGAAGGAGGAGTTGAAGTGA
- a CDS encoding branched-chain amino acid ABC transporter permease, which yields MNRGSFPIIGSIVVLLAIVILPSLLTAYGLSLLTQVLIFGLFAMSLDLLVGYTGLVSFNHASFFGVGAYTAAILVTRGVENFWLTLLGGVFISLLLAFLLGSLVLRSSGPYFLMITLAFGQMIFALAWRWRSLTGGDDGLSGVPRPNLGLPISMWDSQNFYYLVLVFFVLSSVVLWRIVRSKLGRVIIGVRESESRMQALGYNTWLIKYLSYAIAGGFAGLAGVLFVYFNGFISPQQLDWSMSGLVILMVIIGGSGTLVGPVIGAGSIFILQNLISAQTERWPMSMGIIFILCVMYLRDGVVGHTIKLSKKGLKNYERFRNNER from the coding sequence ATGAATAGGGGTAGCTTTCCCATTATAGGAAGTATCGTTGTCCTCCTCGCCATTGTGATCTTACCGTCACTTCTTACCGCTTATGGTCTAAGTCTCTTGACCCAAGTCCTGATATTCGGCCTGTTTGCTATGAGCCTGGATCTCTTAGTTGGTTATACCGGTCTGGTCTCCTTTAACCATGCTTCCTTCTTCGGCGTGGGAGCCTATACTGCTGCAATCCTTGTCACTCGAGGAGTAGAAAATTTTTGGTTAACTCTTCTAGGTGGAGTTTTCATTTCTCTTCTCCTCGCGTTTCTGCTCGGTTCATTGGTCTTGAGGAGTTCGGGTCCCTATTTTCTAATGATTACCTTAGCCTTTGGGCAAATGATTTTTGCTCTCGCCTGGAGATGGCGTTCCTTAACCGGTGGTGATGACGGTCTATCCGGAGTTCCTCGACCGAATCTTGGCTTACCCATTTCCATGTGGGATTCTCAGAATTTTTATTATCTTGTCCTTGTTTTCTTTGTTCTGTCTAGCGTCGTCCTATGGAGAATCGTTCGTTCCAAACTAGGACGCGTTATTATCGGGGTCAGAGAAAGCGAATCTCGAATGCAAGCCCTAGGCTATAACACTTGGTTAATAAAATACCTATCCTACGCTATTGCCGGCGGATTTGCCGGGTTAGCCGGCGTTCTCTTTGTCTACTTCAATGGGTTTATTAGCCCTCAACAACTGGATTGGTCCATGTCCGGCCTCGTCATCCTAATGGTTATCATAGGTGGGTCAGGAACTTTAGTCGGACCAGTCATAGGAGCCGGTAGCATTTTCATCCTGCAAAACCTCATCAGTGCACAAACTGAGCGTTGGCCAATGTCCATGGGAATCATATTCATCCTCTGCGTCATGTATCTCCGTGATGGTGTGGTCGGACACACCATCAAACTAAGCAAAAAGGGTCTGAAGAACTATGAACGCTTTAGAAATAATGAACGCTAA
- a CDS encoding ABC transporter ATP-binding protein, translating to MNANKTFGGLAVLQDVSLSVEVGERRAIIGPNGAGKTTLFNVISGTLPLNSGKISLFGKRSEHLSPYRRARAGLARTFQQNNLFFNLTLLENIHLAILPHLTQSSPQKFLETWGWWEKRDIHVKELSYGDQRQVELLLALAQFPRLLLLDEPTAGMSSVETQKITSMIRNLSREITVLIIEHDMEVVFDLADRITVLNYGQVLFEGSQEEVRSDQRVKEVYLGTTD from the coding sequence ATGAACGCTAATAAAACGTTTGGGGGGCTTGCAGTATTGCAAGATGTCTCCCTCTCTGTCGAAGTGGGAGAAAGAAGAGCTATCATAGGCCCTAACGGCGCGGGAAAAACTACGCTTTTCAATGTCATTAGTGGCACTCTTCCTCTCAACTCGGGGAAAATCTCGCTTTTTGGCAAACGATCTGAACACCTTTCCCCTTACCGCAGAGCCCGTGCAGGCCTAGCTCGCACCTTTCAACAGAACAATCTCTTCTTTAATTTAACTCTTTTAGAAAATATCCATCTGGCTATACTCCCCCATCTAACTCAATCGTCGCCCCAGAAATTTCTTGAAACTTGGGGTTGGTGGGAAAAGCGTGATATACATGTGAAGGAGCTTTCCTATGGAGATCAACGGCAAGTCGAGCTGCTGCTAGCTCTGGCTCAATTCCCCCGCTTACTCCTCCTTGATGAACCTACAGCAGGTATGTCCTCCGTAGAAACCCAAAAAATCACTTCGATGATTCGCAATCTCTCCCGAGAAATCACCGTCCTGATTATCGAACATGATATGGAGGTTGTATTTGATCTCGCCGATCGTATTACTGTTCTGAATTATGGTCAGGTGCTGTTTGAAGGGTCTCAAGAAGAAGTGCGCTCCGATCAGCGAGTCAAGGAAGTTTATCTGGGTACAACCGATTAG
- a CDS encoding ABC transporter ATP-binding protein, translated as MLKLRDVHAHYGESHILQGVSLEVEKGSVVALLGRNGMGKTTTIHSIIGINPPSQGEITFRNHRISGLHSFKIAQMGIALVPQGRRIFRSLTVKDNLMIGYSKKTAAATDILNRIYELFPILEERSKQPGKKLSGGEQQMLAIGRAMMTEPDLLLMDEPFEGLAPTIIKEIGEKIFNLKNSGLSILLVEQNIRFATKIADFIYIMNKGKIVYGGTPEQFHADEENLKKFIEI; from the coding sequence ATGCTTAAGCTTAGGGATGTTCATGCTCATTATGGGGAGAGTCATATCCTTCAAGGGGTTTCACTCGAGGTTGAAAAGGGTTCTGTTGTTGCCTTATTAGGGCGCAATGGCATGGGAAAGACCACAACAATCCATTCGATTATCGGCATTAATCCGCCCAGTCAAGGGGAAATTACCTTTCGAAATCATCGGATCAGCGGACTCCACTCGTTTAAAATAGCCCAGATGGGGATAGCTCTTGTCCCCCAAGGAAGAAGAATCTTCCGTTCCCTCACAGTCAAAGATAATCTAATGATAGGGTATAGCAAGAAAACAGCAGCTGCGACAGATATTCTCAATCGGATCTACGAATTATTCCCGATCCTCGAAGAACGCTCGAAACAGCCAGGAAAGAAATTAAGTGGTGGAGAACAGCAAATGCTTGCTATTGGGCGAGCGATGATGACTGAACCTGATTTGCTCTTAATGGATGAACCTTTTGAGGGTCTTGCGCCAACCATCATCAAAGAAATTGGCGAAAAGATCTTTAATCTAAAAAACTCCGGGCTATCGATCCTTTTAGTCGAACAAAATATCCGCTTTGCAACCAAAATAGCGGACTTTATCTATATCATGAACAAAGGAAAAATTGTATACGGAGGGACTCCAGAACAGTTCCATGCAGATGAAGAAAATCTCAAAAAGTTTATCGAAATCTAA
- a CDS encoding tetratricopeptide repeat protein codes for MTNDPSYQKLFSDGVKLHELGIAGDKNAVKKACDIFAKLHKADPQDHLAEAYFGSSTALLGRDSIDPNQKLKLTLRGIKMLDKVIAKDPQNIETRSIRAYVNFNLPEMVFHRTGSAVEDFNTLITMYEHDKKAISEDFYHQVLYDLGVAYKRVGKIEQMKTVWAKLSQMTKDPIILKKIAQE; via the coding sequence ATGACAAACGACCCGAGCTATCAAAAACTTTTTTCAGATGGAGTAAAGCTCCATGAGCTCGGTATTGCAGGGGATAAAAACGCTGTAAAAAAGGCCTGCGATATCTTTGCAAAGCTTCATAAAGCTGATCCTCAAGACCACCTCGCTGAAGCTTATTTCGGAAGTTCAACCGCTCTTTTAGGGCGGGACTCTATTGACCCAAACCAAAAGCTGAAGCTTACCCTCAGAGGAATAAAAATGCTAGACAAAGTAATCGCCAAGGACCCTCAAAATATTGAAACTCGGAGCATTCGAGCTTATGTAAACTTTAACCTGCCCGAGATGGTCTTTCATCGTACCGGTTCAGCGGTTGAGGATTTTAATACACTCATCACTATGTATGAGCATGACAAAAAAGCAATTAGTGAGGATTTTTACCACCAAGTGCTCTATGATCTAGGGGTCGCTTATAAACGAGTGGGAAAAATAGAGCAGATGAAGACGGTTTGGGCTAAACTCTCCCAAATGACGAAGGATCCAATAATTCTTAAAAAGATTGCACAGGAGTAG